A genomic region of Candidatus Pseudomonas phytovorans contains the following coding sequences:
- the urtA gene encoding urea ABC transporter substrate-binding protein has translation MKRRSLIKAFTLSASIAAMGLSWSIQAAETIKVGILHSLSGTMAISETSLKDMALMTIDEINAKGGVNGKMLEPVVVDPASNWPLFAEKSRQLLTQDKVAVVFGCWTSVSRKSVLPVFEELNGLLFYPVQYEGEEMSPNVFYTGAAPNQQAIPAVEYVMSEDGGSAKRFFLLGTDYVYPRTTNKILRAFLHSKGVADKDIEEVYTPFGHADYQTIVANIKKFSAGGKTAVISTVNGDSNVPFYKELANQGLKATDVPVVAFSVGEEELRGIDTKPLVGHLAAWNYFESVDNPVNQKFVADWKAYAKAKGLPGADKAVTNDPMEATYVGIHMWAQAAEKAKSTDVDKVREALAGQSFKAPSGFTLTMDKTNHHLHKPVMIGEIQDDGQFSVVWETEQPLRAQPWSPFIPGNDKRPDYAVKGN, from the coding sequence ATGAAGCGTCGCAGTCTGATCAAGGCCTTTACCCTTAGCGCATCGATTGCCGCAATGGGCCTGAGCTGGAGTATCCAGGCCGCCGAAACCATCAAGGTCGGCATCCTGCATTCGCTTTCCGGGACCATGGCCATTTCCGAGACGTCGCTCAAGGACATGGCGCTCATGACCATCGACGAGATCAACGCCAAGGGTGGCGTGAACGGCAAGATGCTCGAACCGGTGGTAGTCGACCCGGCCTCCAACTGGCCGCTGTTCGCTGAAAAGAGCCGCCAGCTGCTGACCCAGGACAAGGTCGCGGTGGTATTCGGCTGCTGGACCTCGGTGTCGCGCAAATCGGTGCTGCCGGTGTTCGAGGAGCTCAACGGCCTGTTGTTCTACCCGGTGCAGTACGAGGGTGAAGAGATGTCGCCCAACGTGTTCTACACCGGCGCCGCGCCCAACCAGCAGGCAATCCCGGCCGTTGAGTACGTGATGAGCGAAGACGGCGGCAGCGCCAAGCGCTTCTTCCTGTTGGGCACCGACTACGTCTACCCGCGCACCACCAACAAGATCCTGCGCGCCTTCCTGCACAGCAAAGGCGTGGCCGACAAGGACATCGAAGAGGTGTACACGCCATTTGGCCACGCCGATTACCAGACCATCGTCGCCAACATCAAGAAGTTCTCCGCCGGCGGCAAGACTGCAGTCATCTCAACCGTCAACGGCGACTCCAACGTGCCGTTCTACAAGGAACTGGCCAACCAGGGCCTGAAGGCCACCGACGTGCCGGTGGTAGCATTCTCGGTGGGTGAAGAAGAACTGCGCGGCATCGACACCAAGCCGCTGGTGGGCCACCTGGCGGCGTGGAACTACTTCGAGTCGGTGGATAATCCGGTCAACCAGAAGTTCGTCGCCGACTGGAAAGCCTACGCCAAGGCCAAGGGCCTGCCAGGTGCCGACAAGGCGGTGACCAACGACCCGATGGAGGCCACCTACGTGGGTATCCACATGTGGGCGCAGGCCGCCGAGAAGGCCAAGTCCACCGATGTCGACAAAGTGCGCGAAGCGCTGGCCGGGCAGAGCTTTAAAGCACCGTCGGGCTTCACCCTGACCATGGACAAGACCAACCACCACCTGCACAAGCCGGTGATGATCGGCGAGATCCAGGATGACGGGCAGTTCAGTGTGGTGTGGGAAACCGAGCAACCGCTGCGGGCGCAGCCTTGGAGCCCGTTCATTCCGGGCAATGACAAGCGGCCTGATTACGCCGTGAAAGGTAACTGA
- a CDS encoding Tc toxin subunit A has protein sequence MTEQSASAHTYAKLFPEQLANPCSPDAPESNTGPIAYLHALYQKGLEMEGASTNTSRLTLAHRRPDIGALLLDPGKLEQPVSALTLAIRALTHHAQDRAGPTAYLPEVLASAGQHANLPFNYAHEQVKAVLQYKQIPYFELLQQTQYSYPSFCYEGLRSDELRQVMRNASGFSPALQALLLEEKPLRKTGDDWRKWYGMADIDAKKATASLLDVETFGRRTGLSFEQILEMLAVAGIDDNAAASYSLVRSSNAYRPAGKPVLDRFHYGAAYINARRSTPLTIKDALPGAGIKPQLDSLDYDCLSRMYQMIHLQRALALPFNDVDLLLTSILRAEGQVGNWHLTPSTLRAIGVFRYLNEAYGISAEQFAALVCEVSPFAVGEQVPMLDRVLDGPGAGQLDTLNPLILDDRAFDPADGEDGQFKVVPALAKALGVDEQATRVYLAQVKQAQGLETLSVSLALLSALYRLSRLYRLFQRSAREASALIALLATSGADVLAQLAGTPLISDARGSDVLDTLVALGNLDQWLRQQQILPSVLLAALAPIPTTEVALGSSLLDTLQAQQEMIKVALQPKADESQQQELIATLVMMIFGYQRAESGVSRQHVPSLLSWAGKTAAEVLQSAIVLIGKTGEVSAQTGTKAEKEAKARLEATQLWFKLGRRFALVTLLRLSPGALQALSDNPEWFDLEKTSDKAINLDLCYQLSRFRAWVEVCRANGSDERDATNYLSSHRFTTDSKKVSQAASVLATLIGWPENEVEVACPNIFETVTVEDTRPTFDDFLKTLSQTEKSRYEKLKFAEALKQFVIRRTGAYSSARDAQGFNDKLIEFLNNNPGPLLVNQEQYKKGYKPDYWAAEWEKTQTDVQYGYFPITMEALAGMPQTVSRLVGTPCVPSTISDIDYILRLKRLSEKTGLACNSLLSLSELNETSPYREFEGASQLLMAATDDALREALDKQMRERWRDALAGYLIAHWAPPEPDAKPTVATFDDLSSYCLTDIRVSSEVTTTQLNQAIGSLQHYLSRLYARLEPGYSDTGPSGEAQAEWQHGLGQYGTWKRLIDRYNHPANLIYYANRTNKSVAFQELEVALNQGKMDTSLLHTAICTYLAKFERVSNLQVISGYLDGHDPKQDTYHLIAKTNTTPHEYYWRTLDISLRDDQNRLSPLAWSEWEKIDLAPAGEITQSKSRDKLHDTVRPVVIAGRRYVFWVERGSTDLPDGAKPNKTLPDKRKLSVNFIFQQSDATWSTSNELFCLNGYKNGAWDENLTKDVSFMPGLIVVVQETSEDGLWLTALMHDSAKPLEKGKTPELIRNTDYYLEARDLLLLENKKINDENADKLCESLLTSYINANDIQHPYNGSPTYLALASYSLIRAEVIAKFSSPDNKKIEFQINGCTEPGNKSGIAEKNPDNTEIKVEIFGDGKSIFKDQRLFPFVHYTLTTDIDVGTYKQFKIVVTHRLYKKHKSHTGNWRWDFDHEETMGTSVFEIRPITKADEVWTVSIASNDNQAQYLDLSHVEKLEPALPTHKIRLNTLFGKNLVARASQGVEQVLAWDTQKLQEPDLESGPPVDMDLHGANALYFRELFLHVPALVAMRLTEQQQFEEAEDWYLRYLFNPYRTKADAQGRPAPWGTRPLAQGGTLSSALRKGVDPISRVFTLSRHYQQAIYLSLLENWQLQGDHFYRQLTLSTLNQAWLCYQQAQQLLGPLPEGSNASRWNTVTLASVDGGAFRRPLNGRVLDLHQTLQSRMYNLRHGLTLDGKQLPALDWNSESLDAFDNGRGGVSNLPIPYRSGQVDIPHYRFRQLLPLARAAAQQLSDFGRHYMSLMEEEFNTSLAVQLKAQDIKIADFAIRLQKEAISGVGAKKKVLLLSRDKVLAQKEFLSDLIDVGRSPEEESATAFTWIGNTFRVTSQILNTCSGTVATVTPTIFGLALGGTEPKGVLQAFAEDFITAGMIADAMAAELKTQADYNRRAAEWAFNKAQTEWDLKIIDQQLKETNIELNASTIALAQCEQARINEQETYVSMTTGFTIIPVYNWLVARQEYIYGVAYDAVRSLCLSVEAAWRYEIGDYRRDSFIDTSAWRDNYKGMLVGESLLVNLQQMENEYLARNERRLTIKKSFSLKKKLDSDATKPEEKWAGIFNADAKRTTPLTHSFEFKADDFDKSYPGQYLRQLKYVSVTLVFKADKKVEELCAILKQTGSATLLEPDKNAARSFYPGNDSEKKIKDARENPRLVLRNPRENQQIALSSTVAEDGLGYDAGTWVYELMFHDGRYLPFEGTGAISQWTLELLGDEDLLKDLSIIEDIRFNMVYTAKAGDDEFVKEIGKIRKEPATAKKDNT, from the coding sequence AGACCGGCGACGATTGGCGCAAGTGGTACGGCATGGCCGACATCGACGCCAAAAAGGCCACTGCTTCGTTGCTAGACGTCGAGACATTCGGCCGCCGAACCGGGCTGAGCTTTGAGCAAATACTGGAAATGCTGGCCGTGGCCGGGATCGATGACAATGCTGCCGCCAGCTACAGCCTGGTGCGCAGCTCAAATGCCTACCGTCCCGCCGGTAAGCCTGTGCTGGACAGGTTCCATTACGGCGCGGCATACATCAATGCACGTCGAAGCACGCCACTTACGATCAAGGATGCCTTGCCAGGGGCGGGTATCAAACCTCAGCTCGACTCGCTCGATTACGACTGCCTGTCGCGCATGTACCAGATGATCCACCTGCAACGGGCGCTGGCACTGCCATTCAACGACGTAGACTTGCTGTTGACGTCGATCCTGCGGGCCGAAGGTCAGGTCGGCAACTGGCACCTGACGCCCTCCACCCTCCGGGCCATAGGGGTTTTCCGCTACCTGAACGAGGCCTACGGCATCAGCGCCGAGCAGTTCGCCGCCCTGGTGTGTGAAGTCAGCCCGTTTGCGGTTGGCGAGCAGGTACCCATGCTCGACCGGGTACTCGATGGCCCTGGTGCCGGGCAGCTCGACACACTCAACCCACTGATCCTCGACGACCGCGCATTTGACCCGGCTGATGGCGAGGACGGCCAGTTCAAGGTCGTGCCAGCACTGGCCAAGGCCTTGGGGGTGGATGAGCAGGCAACACGGGTGTACCTCGCACAGGTCAAGCAGGCACAAGGGCTGGAAACGCTCAGTGTTTCGCTGGCCTTGCTCTCAGCGCTGTATCGCCTAAGCCGTTTGTATCGCCTGTTCCAGCGCTCCGCCCGCGAGGCAAGCGCACTGATTGCGCTGTTGGCGACAAGCGGCGCCGACGTGCTAGCCCAGTTGGCCGGTACCCCGCTGATCAGTGATGCCCGCGGTAGCGATGTGCTCGACACCCTGGTCGCGCTTGGCAACCTCGACCAGTGGCTGCGTCAACAGCAGATCCTGCCCAGTGTTCTACTGGCGGCCTTGGCACCCATACCCACAACGGAAGTGGCGCTTGGCAGCTCGCTGCTCGATACGCTCCAGGCGCAACAGGAAATGATCAAAGTCGCGCTGCAGCCCAAAGCGGATGAAAGCCAGCAGCAAGAGTTGATCGCAACCCTGGTGATGATGATTTTTGGGTATCAACGGGCTGAGTCCGGCGTTAGCCGGCAGCATGTCCCTTCACTGCTGAGCTGGGCCGGTAAGACAGCGGCAGAGGTGCTGCAGTCAGCAATCGTGTTAATCGGTAAGACTGGCGAGGTCTCAGCCCAGACAGGGACCAAGGCCGAGAAAGAGGCCAAGGCCCGGTTGGAGGCAACCCAGTTGTGGTTCAAACTCGGACGCCGCTTCGCGCTTGTTACCCTGCTGCGCTTGAGCCCGGGTGCTCTCCAGGCGCTGTCTGACAACCCGGAATGGTTCGACCTGGAAAAAACGTCAGACAAGGCCATCAACCTGGATCTGTGTTATCAGCTCAGTCGCTTCCGGGCGTGGGTCGAAGTGTGCAGGGCAAATGGCAGCGATGAGCGTGACGCCACCAATTATCTGAGCAGCCACCGTTTCACGACCGATTCAAAAAAGGTTTCCCAAGCTGCCAGCGTACTAGCCACCTTGATAGGCTGGCCCGAGAATGAAGTGGAAGTGGCCTGCCCAAACATTTTTGAAACTGTGACGGTTGAAGATACAAGGCCAACCTTTGATGACTTTCTGAAAACGCTCTCGCAGACTGAAAAGTCTCGCTACGAGAAACTGAAATTTGCGGAAGCACTCAAGCAATTTGTCATTCGCCGAACGGGGGCCTATTCCTCCGCTCGAGATGCCCAGGGTTTTAATGACAAACTGATTGAGTTTCTTAATAACAACCCAGGGCCGCTACTGGTCAATCAGGAACAATATAAAAAAGGGTACAAGCCTGACTACTGGGCAGCAGAGTGGGAAAAAACCCAAACAGATGTTCAGTATGGTTACTTCCCTATTACCATGGAAGCGCTGGCGGGCATGCCTCAAACGGTCAGTCGCCTGGTCGGCACGCCCTGCGTGCCCAGCACAATCAGCGATATCGACTACATCCTGCGGCTGAAACGCCTCAGCGAGAAAACCGGCCTGGCCTGCAACTCGCTGCTAAGTCTCAGTGAACTCAACGAAACCTCGCCATACCGCGAATTCGAAGGCGCCAGCCAGTTACTCATGGCCGCCACCGATGACGCCCTGCGCGAAGCGCTGGACAAACAGATGCGCGAACGCTGGCGTGACGCACTGGCCGGCTATTTGATCGCACACTGGGCACCGCCCGAGCCTGACGCCAAGCCCACCGTGGCTACCTTCGATGACCTGTCAAGTTACTGCCTGACCGACATCCGGGTCAGCAGCGAGGTGACCACCACGCAGCTCAACCAGGCCATCGGCAGCCTGCAACACTACCTTTCACGGCTGTATGCGCGGCTCGAGCCGGGGTATAGCGACACCGGCCCCTCTGGTGAGGCTCAGGCCGAGTGGCAGCATGGGTTGGGGCAGTACGGTACGTGGAAACGCCTGATCGACCGCTACAACCACCCCGCCAACCTCATCTACTACGCCAACCGGACCAACAAGAGCGTGGCGTTCCAGGAACTGGAGGTGGCGCTCAATCAAGGCAAGATGGACACGTCGCTGCTGCACACCGCCATCTGCACCTACCTGGCCAAGTTCGAACGGGTCAGCAACCTGCAAGTGATCAGCGGTTACCTGGATGGACATGACCCCAAGCAGGACACCTACCATCTTATTGCCAAGACCAATACCACACCCCACGAGTACTACTGGCGAACTCTGGACATCAGCCTGCGTGACGATCAGAACCGGCTCAGCCCGCTGGCCTGGAGCGAGTGGGAGAAAATCGACCTGGCACCTGCCGGCGAAATAACCCAAAGCAAATCGAGAGACAAGCTTCACGACACCGTCCGCCCGGTGGTCATTGCCGGTCGCCGTTATGTGTTCTGGGTGGAGCGGGGCAGCACCGACTTGCCCGATGGCGCAAAACCAAACAAGACGTTGCCGGACAAACGCAAGTTGTCGGTGAACTTCATATTCCAACAGAGTGATGCGACCTGGAGCACCAGCAATGAACTGTTCTGCCTGAATGGCTATAAAAATGGAGCATGGGATGAAAACCTCACAAAAGACGTGAGCTTCATGCCCGGTTTGATCGTGGTTGTCCAGGAAACCAGTGAGGATGGGCTGTGGCTGACGGCGCTAATGCATGATAGCGCCAAGCCATTGGAAAAAGGCAAAACACCTGAGCTTATCCGGAATACCGACTACTACCTTGAAGCACGCGACCTCCTGCTGTTAGAAAATAAAAAAATCAATGACGAAAACGCAGATAAACTCTGTGAGTCATTACTCACTTCTTACATAAACGCAAACGACATCCAACACCCTTACAACGGCAGCCCCACCTATTTGGCACTTGCCAGCTACAGCCTAATACGCGCTGAAGTCATCGCAAAATTCTCTTCCCCAGACAATAAAAAAATCGAATTTCAAATAAACGGATGTACGGAGCCAGGGAATAAATCCGGTATAGCTGAAAAAAACCCTGATAACACTGAAATCAAAGTAGAAATTTTTGGCGACGGCAAATCAATTTTTAAAGATCAACGTCTCTTCCCATTTGTACACTACACCTTGACAACCGACATCGACGTCGGGACGTACAAACAATTTAAAATAGTTGTCACGCACCGCCTATATAAAAAACATAAAAGTCATACGGGGAATTGGCGCTGGGATTTCGATCATGAAGAAACAATGGGGACTTCAGTATTCGAAATACGGCCAATCACCAAGGCTGACGAGGTCTGGACTGTTTCCATTGCATCCAATGATAACCAGGCACAATATCTCGACCTTAGCCATGTTGAAAAACTTGAACCTGCCTTGCCAACGCACAAGATCCGCCTCAATACGCTGTTCGGCAAGAACCTGGTCGCGCGCGCTAGCCAAGGCGTCGAGCAGGTGCTGGCCTGGGACACGCAGAAACTGCAAGAACCGGACCTTGAGTCGGGCCCGCCTGTCGACATGGACTTGCACGGCGCCAACGCTCTTTATTTCCGTGAGTTGTTCCTGCATGTGCCCGCCCTTGTGGCCATGCGCCTGACCGAGCAACAACAGTTCGAAGAGGCCGAAGACTGGTACCTGCGTTACCTGTTCAACCCATACCGGACCAAAGCCGATGCGCAAGGCCGACCCGCGCCCTGGGGTACCCGCCCGCTTGCCCAGGGAGGGACCTTGAGTTCGGCCCTGCGCAAGGGTGTCGACCCGATCAGTCGGGTGTTCACCTTGTCGCGTCACTACCAACAGGCGATTTACCTGTCGCTGCTGGAGAACTGGCAATTGCAGGGCGACCACTTCTACCGCCAGCTCACCCTCAGCACGCTGAACCAGGCCTGGCTGTGCTACCAGCAGGCGCAGCAATTGCTCGGCCCGCTACCCGAGGGCAGCAATGCCTCGCGCTGGAACACGGTAACGTTGGCCTCGGTCGACGGCGGCGCTTTCCGCCGGCCACTCAATGGCCGGGTGCTCGATCTGCACCAGACCCTGCAAAGCCGCATGTACAACCTGCGCCATGGGCTCACTCTCGATGGCAAGCAGCTGCCTGCGCTGGACTGGAACAGCGAAAGCCTGGACGCATTCGACAATGGGCGAGGCGGCGTGAGCAACCTGCCAATCCCCTACCGCAGTGGCCAGGTTGATATTCCGCACTACCGCTTCCGTCAACTGCTACCTCTCGCCAGGGCAGCCGCCCAGCAGCTGTCGGACTTCGGCCGGCACTACATGAGTTTGATGGAGGAAGAGTTCAACACAAGTTTGGCAGTGCAGTTGAAAGCCCAAGATATCAAGATAGCCGACTTTGCGATTCGCTTGCAGAAAGAGGCCATCAGCGGCGTTGGGGCCAAGAAAAAGGTACTGCTGCTCAGCCGCGACAAAGTACTGGCGCAGAAAGAGTTCTTGAGCGATCTCATTGATGTGGGTCGCTCCCCTGAAGAGGAAAGCGCAACGGCGTTCACCTGGATCGGAAATACCTTCAGGGTCACCTCGCAAATCTTGAACACTTGCTCCGGTACGGTCGCGACGGTAACACCGACCATCTTCGGGCTAGCGCTCGGGGGTACCGAACCTAAAGGTGTGCTGCAAGCATTTGCCGAGGACTTCATTACAGCAGGCATGATAGCAGACGCTATGGCCGCAGAGTTGAAGACCCAAGCAGATTACAACCGCCGTGCTGCCGAATGGGCATTTAACAAAGCCCAGACCGAATGGGACCTAAAAATAATCGATCAGCAACTGAAAGAAACCAACATCGAACTCAACGCCAGCACCATCGCCCTTGCACAGTGCGAGCAGGCGCGTATCAACGAGCAAGAAACCTACGTCTCCATGACAACCGGGTTCACCATCATCCCCGTGTATAACTGGCTGGTGGCACGCCAGGAGTATATCTATGGCGTTGCCTACGACGCTGTACGCTCACTGTGCTTGAGTGTCGAAGCCGCCTGGCGCTACGAAATCGGTGACTACCGGCGTGACAGTTTCATTGATACCAGTGCCTGGCGCGATAACTACAAAGGCATGCTGGTGGGTGAATCGCTGCTGGTGAACTTGCAACAGATGGAGAATGAGTACCTTGCCCGAAACGAACGGCGATTGACCATCAAGAAGTCGTTCAGCCTCAAGAAAAAACTGGACAGTGATGCGACCAAGCCAGAAGAAAAGTGGGCCGGCATTTTCAATGCGGACGCCAAGCGCACCACCCCGCTGACCCACAGCTTCGAGTTCAAGGCTGATGACTTCGACAAAAGTTACCCGGGCCAGTACCTTCGCCAACTGAAATATGTGTCTGTCACGCTGGTATTCAAGGCAGACAAAAAGGTGGAAGAGCTGTGTGCAATCCTCAAGCAAACAGGTAGCGCTACGCTGCTGGAGCCCGACAAGAATGCAGCCCGCTCGTTCTACCCAGGCAATGACAGCGAGAAGAAAATAAAGGACGCGCGTGAAAACCCTAGGCTGGTACTGCGCAACCCCCGCGAAAACCAGCAGATCGCGTTGTCGTCGACCGTGGCCGAAGATGGGCTTGGCTACGATGCCGGTACCTGGGTGTATGAACTGATGTTCCACGATGGCCGTTACTTGCCGTTCGAAGGCACCGGCGCCATCTCGCAATGGACGCTGGAGCTATTGGGCGACGAGGACTTGCTCAAAGACCTTTCGATCATCGAGGACATACGGTTCAACATGGTGTACACGGCAAAGGCGGGTGATGACGAGTTCGTCAAGGAGATAGGCAAGATCAGAAAAGAGCCCGCTACAGCGAAGAAGGATAATACGTAA